A genomic window from Cyprinus carpio isolate SPL01 chromosome A2, ASM1834038v1, whole genome shotgun sequence includes:
- the LOC109062876 gene encoding dehydrogenase/reductase SDR family member 1-like isoform X1: MVICMLFPDSSLRQNTRETTVHRRFHNRSVDQMALSGWICVVTGASRGIGRGIALQLSEAGATVYITGRQEKTLKQTAAEVTERGGRCLPVVCDSSKEDEIKELFERVRREQSGRLDLLVNNAYAGVQAIMDNLNKKFWEVDPDIWDTINNTGLRGHYFCSVYAARMMVAQGKGLIVFISSMGGLRYLFNVSYGVGKAACDRMAADMAIELKKKGVVSVSLWPGAVQTELINQYMSRGEGPLGFDPKLKEVFSKGETTEFSGRCIVELAKDKSLMSMTGQVLMTCDLAHRYGLKDVDGRSVVDYTSLKFLISQIPYVSWLSVFTPSFIRVPRINHNLIIGKIQKVSVTFVILSFFFFQNFFFLMSIFKNE; the protein is encoded by the exons atgGCACTATCAGGATGGATCTGTGTGGTGACTGGTGCTTCCAGAGGAATTGGAAGAGGTATTGCCCTTCAGTTATCTGAGGCTGGTGCTACAGTGTACATTACTGGTCGACAGGAGAAAACTCTGaagcagacagcagcagag GTGACAGAGAGAGGTGGCCGGTGTCTCCCAGTGGTCTGTGACTCATCTAAAGAGGATGAAATCAAGGAACTGTTTGAACGTGTCCGGCGTGAGCAAAGTGGCAGACTTGACTTGTTAGTGAATAACGCCTATGCAGGTGTACAG GCTATCATGGACAACTTGAACAAGAAATTCTGGGAGGTGGATCCAGATATTTGGGACACAATCAACAACACTGGACTCAG GGGTCACTATTTCTGCTCAGTGTATGCTGCTCGGATGATGGTTGCTCAGGGCAAAGGCTTGATTGTGTTCATATCATCCATGGGTGGTCTGCGCTATCTCTTCAATGTATCCTATGGGGTCGGCAAAGCTGCA TGTGACCGAATGGCAGCGGACATGGCAATAGAGCTGAAGAAGAAAGGTGTGGTTTCTGTAAGCCTCTGGCCAGGGGCAGTTCAGACAGAGTTAATTAATCAGTATATGTCTCGTGGTGAGGGTCCTCTAGGATTTGATCCTaaa TtaaaggaagtgttcagtaagggTGAGACGACAGAGTTTAGTGGACGATGTATAGTTGAGCTGGCCAAAg ATAAAAGTCTGATGTCAATGACTGGGCAAGTGTTGATGACCTGTGACCTCGCTCACCGCTATGGACTTAAGGATGTTGATG GTCGCAGTGTAGTGGACTACACCTCTCTGAAGTTCCTCATTTCCCAGATACCCTATGTGTCCTGGCTGTCCGTATTCACTCCTTCATTTATCAGAGTGCCTCGTATCAATCATAATCTCATCATTGGCAAAATCCAAAAAGTCTCAGTGACATTTGTAatcctgtcatttttttttttccaaaattttttttttctaatgtccatctttaaaaatgagtaa
- the LOC109062876 gene encoding dehydrogenase/reductase SDR family member 1-like isoform X2 — MALSGWICVVTGASRGIGRGIALQLSEAGATVYITGRQEKTLKQTAAEVTERGGRCLPVVCDSSKEDEIKELFERVRREQSGRLDLLVNNAYAGVQAIMDNLNKKFWEVDPDIWDTINNTGLRGHYFCSVYAARMMVAQGKGLIVFISSMGGLRYLFNVSYGVGKAACDRMAADMAIELKKKGVVSVSLWPGAVQTELINQYMSRGEGPLGFDPKLKEVFSKGETTEFSGRCIVELAKDKSLMSMTGQVLMTCDLAHRYGLKDVDGRSVVDYTSLKFLISQIPYVSWLSVFTPSFIRVPRINHNLIIGKIQKVSVTFVILSFFFFQNFFFLMSIFKNE, encoded by the exons atgGCACTATCAGGATGGATCTGTGTGGTGACTGGTGCTTCCAGAGGAATTGGAAGAGGTATTGCCCTTCAGTTATCTGAGGCTGGTGCTACAGTGTACATTACTGGTCGACAGGAGAAAACTCTGaagcagacagcagcagag GTGACAGAGAGAGGTGGCCGGTGTCTCCCAGTGGTCTGTGACTCATCTAAAGAGGATGAAATCAAGGAACTGTTTGAACGTGTCCGGCGTGAGCAAAGTGGCAGACTTGACTTGTTAGTGAATAACGCCTATGCAGGTGTACAG GCTATCATGGACAACTTGAACAAGAAATTCTGGGAGGTGGATCCAGATATTTGGGACACAATCAACAACACTGGACTCAG GGGTCACTATTTCTGCTCAGTGTATGCTGCTCGGATGATGGTTGCTCAGGGCAAAGGCTTGATTGTGTTCATATCATCCATGGGTGGTCTGCGCTATCTCTTCAATGTATCCTATGGGGTCGGCAAAGCTGCA TGTGACCGAATGGCAGCGGACATGGCAATAGAGCTGAAGAAGAAAGGTGTGGTTTCTGTAAGCCTCTGGCCAGGGGCAGTTCAGACAGAGTTAATTAATCAGTATATGTCTCGTGGTGAGGGTCCTCTAGGATTTGATCCTaaa TtaaaggaagtgttcagtaagggTGAGACGACAGAGTTTAGTGGACGATGTATAGTTGAGCTGGCCAAAg ATAAAAGTCTGATGTCAATGACTGGGCAAGTGTTGATGACCTGTGACCTCGCTCACCGCTATGGACTTAAGGATGTTGATG GTCGCAGTGTAGTGGACTACACCTCTCTGAAGTTCCTCATTTCCCAGATACCCTATGTGTCCTGGCTGTCCGTATTCACTCCTTCATTTATCAGAGTGCCTCGTATCAATCATAATCTCATCATTGGCAAAATCCAAAAAGTCTCAGTGACATTTGTAatcctgtcatttttttttttccaaaattttttttttctaatgtccatctttaaaaatgagtaa
- the LOC109062905 gene encoding zinc fingers and homeoboxes protein 1-like, whose amino-acid sequence MATHSDHDLKVISSKGVAAKRQDGSLTSAQQQKSPHYHNYDGKQHASPSNRRPRESNGGSAVSFSTNNNSVVCLPLVSEGLKLVWTQSDQTRELDGIPELVQAFNIFPYPTSQEVTTLARVCALPLDKVKVWFMVQRIKYGISWASEDIEETRLKLARPEQMSETEHKESSRKRKNGTEDLKETEDHVEDLVQSPQVPRKRHKTESTEPAKLFPAPSRFRSSLPPPQDSYYYRQPVEIPEKPQAATPPTSTESPVGSVQPRHGRYKKSKAQLAALRKSFLQENWPDETELQRLQEETGLTRNDIRKWFSDSRYQLRNGRGLSTSFSATQGEKNVPNCSLSSQSQEVQPLPLTTKKQTTEQADDEGKEKFRMKGSRRNWPKNSQFFQLFLSNTLEAFEDGALVVDEEKCSEESEIQNNEAGSEQESERCCLTPPEPAAPTSSSSSPSITPSKKHSGRSSKSARFVKANALNNSLNPSDNTSPSSVLTAAGRPRKTKEQLAVLKEYFQRCPWPKSDVYTQIVEQTSLPRADVIQWFGDTRYAVKNGHVRWVHADVRDQVLAEIALLQSGGAAADATGTPGSEGNRKRKSQGISTPKTQKSAMDSVDLSPLEQYYRQMGPLQEKDLDNLCRKSKMSYQQVRDWFASKDSTTLDTEITVID is encoded by the coding sequence ATGGCGACGCACAGTGACCATGACTTGAAAGTTATCTCTTCAAAAGGGGTGGCTGCAAAAAGACAAGACGGAAGCCTCACCAGTGCACAGCAGCAAAAATCACCACACTACCACAATTATGATGGAAAGCAACATGCAAGCCCCTCTAATCGCAGACCAAGAGAGAGCAATGGTGGTTCTGCAGTAAGCTTCAGCACTAATAATAACTCTGTAGTATGTCTTCCTTTGGTATCTGAAGGACTGAAGCTAGTGTGGACCCAGTCCGATCAAACACGCGAGCTGGACGGTATCCCTGAACTTGTTCAGGCCTTCAATATCTTCCCCTATCCAACATCTCAAGAAGTCACCACCCTTGCCCGTGTCTGCGCTCTTCCCCTAGATAAAGTCAAAGTGTGGTTCATGGTGCAACGCATCAAGTATGGAATTAGCTGGGCCTCGGAGGACATTGAAGAGACGCGGCTCAAGCTGGCAAGACCAGAGCAGATGAGTGAGACTGAACACAAAGAGAGCAGTAGAAAGAGGAAAAATGGTACTGAGGATTTAAAAGAAACAGAAGATCATGTAGAAGATCTAGTGCAAAGTCCACAAGTGCCTCGTAAAAGACATAAAACTGAAAGCACAGAACCAGCAAAGCTCTTTCCTGCTCCCTCACGTTTCCGTTCATCTCTCCCACCTCCCCAGGATTCATACTACTACCGACAGCCAGTAGAAATTCCAGAAAAACCTCAAGCGGCCACTCCACCTACTTCTACAGAGTCTCCTGTTGGATCTGTGCAGCCACGTCATGGGCGCTACAAAAAGTCCAAAGCCCAGTTAGCTGCTTTGCGTAAGAGTTTTCTACAGGAGAATTGGCCTGATGAGACAGAGCTCCAGCGCCTACAAGAGGAGACGGGCCTTACTCGTAATGATATTCGAAAATGGTTTAGTGACAGTCGCTACCAGCTGCGAAATGGTCGGGGGTTGTCGACATCCTTCTCTGCTACTCAAGGAGAAAAAAATGTACCCAACTGCAGTCTATCATCTCAGTCTCAGGAGGTTCAGCCTCTTCCTCTCACCACTAAAAAGCAAACTACAGAGCAAGCTGATGACGAAGGCAAGGAAAAGTTTCGCATGAAAGGATCACGAAGGAATTGGCCAAAGAACTCTCAGTTTTTCCAGCTTTTCCTCTCGaacacacttgaggcatttgaAGACGGAGCATTAGTTGTGGACGAGGAGAAATGTTCAGAAGAAAGTGAGATTCAGAATAACGAAGCTGGAAGCGAACAGGAAAGTGAGAGATGTTGTTTGACACCTCCAGAGCCAGCTGCACCcacttcctcctcttcttctccaTCAATCACCCCATCTAAAAAACACTCAGGCAGGTCGTCAAAATCTGCACGCTTTGTCAAAGCAAATGCTTTGAACAACTCCCTTAACCCCTCGGACAACACTTCACCTTCTTCAGTATTAACAGCAGCTGGACGACCAAGAAAAACAAAGGAGCAACTGGCTGTCCTAAAGGAATACTTCCAGCGCTGCCCATGGCCAAAAAGTGACGTATACACACAGATAGTTGAACAAACATCTTTGCCTCGTGCTGATGTTATCCAGTGGTTTGGGGACACACGTTATGCAGTAAAAAATGGCCATGTACGCTGGGTGCATGCTGATGTACGTGACCAAGTGCTTGCTGAGATAGCATTGTTACAAAGTGGAGGGGCTGCTGCTGATGCCACTGGAACCCCAGGAAGTGAAGGCAACAGGAAACGTAAGTCACAAGGGATCAGCACACCAAAAACACAGAAGTCTGCAATGGATTCTGTAGACCTCAGTCCCTTGGAGCAGTATTATCGACAGATGGGACCACTCCAGGAGAAAGACCTTGACAATCTCTGCCGGAAGTCAAAAATGAGTTATCAACAGGTCAGAGACTGGTTTGCATCTAAAGACAGTACAACACTGGACACAGAGATCACTgttattgattaa
- the LOC109062908 gene encoding RING finger protein 212B — protein MNWFHCNNCYVREGKKFVVSSCGHIFCENCINTSQCGICHGNCNYLHISDEMKPQEKMFFKDPVKLVQSRLEHIAQIAIFQKRQKERVIAFLRSRSVELERKVKEVRDQCYRQVCELKQENEELKKPLSQRRTSPGRFPINGGTPRMILPVAVTSPVTPRSRAVSSGDTLERFRHSRHGMTTPPGSSISMSSMSSVHEQSFRTPSSVNTPTRSQHTTPNSFQFQLLARPPIQSPRQ, from the exons ATGAACTGGTTTCACTGTAACAACTGTTATgtgagagaggggaaaaaattcGTAGTGTCCAGTTGTGGCCATATATTTTGTGAGAACTGCATAAATACAA GTCAGTGCGGAATTTGTCATGGCAACTGCAATTACCTTCACATATCTGA TGAAATGAAGCCACAGGaaaagatgtttttcaaagatccAGTGAAACTCGTTCAGTCTCGACTGGAACATATTGCACAG atCGCTATTTTTCAGAAAAGGCAGAAGGAGCGAGTTATTGCATTCTTAAGAAGCAGGTCTGTGGAACTGGAACGAAAGGTGAAAGAAGTCCGTGATCAGTGCTACAG gCAAGTGTGTGAGCTGAAACAAGAGAACGAAGAACTAAAGAAACCACTTTCTCAGAGGAGG ACATCTCCTGGGAGGTTTCCAATTAATGG AGGAACTCCAAGGATGATTCTTCCTGTGGCTGTCACATCACCAG TCACACCTCGCTCAAGAGCTGTCAG TTCGGGTGACACTTTGGAGAGGTTTAGACATTCCAGACACGGCATGACA ACACCTCCAGGGTCATCCATCTCTATGTCTAGCATGAGTTCAGTACACGAACAAAGTTTCA GGACACCCAGCTCAGTTAACACTCCGACAAG GTCCCAACATACAACCCCAAACAGCTTTCAGTTCCAGCTTCTGGCTAGGCCTCCAATCCAGTCCCCAAGGCAATAA
- the LOC109062907 gene encoding zona pellucida sperm-binding protein 3-like — MPSFLMLGFLILAGFLVAQAAITVDCGKNSVSVRWVDADSQVDPSLLRLGDCPPTQVSVKSQGSEAVFYAEFWACNIRRLVTNNQIIFEAEITSPTLSKATPIYYPVACAYERPEDWVPPLYDPLLFHTHGQGDLAFRISLMKDDFSGVATTTTFSLGSTIPIAASVAQQNHQPLILLLDECLASTTPELGPDSHVYPIITNNGCLVDSKNTNSRFLPRKQLSEIRLSLQAFKFAIGEDVYLHCRLVAWDPSDLDGGKKACQYDRISSRWGLIDDPSQSSLCSCCDTNCQGRKKRGITADSSTLNSVIGPLVIIEN, encoded by the exons ATGCCTTCCTTTTTGATGCTTGGTTTTTTAATTCTGGCTGGTTTCTTAGTGGCGCAAGCAG CAATCACAGTGGACTGCGGCAAAAACTCTGTCTCTGTGCGATGGGTTGATGCAGACTCTCAAGTGGATCCATCCCTGCTCCGCTTGGGTGATTGTCCTCCAACCCAGGTTTCAGTAAAATCTCAAGGCTCAGAGGCAGTGTTCTATGCTGAATTTTGGGCTTGTAATATTAGGAGGCTG GTGACAAACAATCAGATTATATTTGAGGCTGAGATCACTTCTCCCACATTGTCAAAAGCAACACCAATTTATTACCCTGTGGCTTGCGCATATGAAAG GCCTGAAGACTGGGTGCCTCCTTTGTATGACCCCCTGCTGTTTCATACACATGGCCAGGGAGATCTGGCCTTTCGTATATCACTCATGAAGG ATGACTTTAGTGGTGTGGCCACTACTACAACATTCTCACTAGGCTCAACAATCCCAATTGCTGCCTCAGTTGCCCAGCAGAACCATCAACCATTAATACTGCTGCTAGATGAATGTCTGGCATCCACAACACCAGAACTGGGTCCTGACTCTCATGTTTACCCAATCATTACCAATAATGG gtGTCTTGTAGACAGCAAAAATACAAACTCAAGGTTTCTGCCAAGAAAGCAGTTGTCAGAGATCAGGCTAAGTCTTCAAGCTTTCAAGTTTGCCATTGGAGAAGAT GTCTACCTGCACTGCAGGCTTGTGGCATGGGACCCAAGTGACCTGGATGGTGGCAAGAAAGCTTGTCAATATGACCGGATCAGCTCACG ATGGGGACTGATTGATGATCCATCCCAGAGTTCTCTCTGCAGCTGTTGTGACACTAACTGTCAAGGAAGAAAGAAACGAGGAATAACAGCAG ATTCCTCCACTTTAAATTCGGTTATTGGACCTCTGGTTATTATTGAAAACTGA
- the zp3f.2 gene encoding zona pellucida glycoprotein 3f, tandem duplicate 2, with product MKYLWLGFFVFAIATTFVVSEDSNGDIQITCEERSVHIKWKVDKPMTENPSRLFLGSCFPSHFSNESDGAEADFYYPLSACDFRRMATWKYLVYENKLTYRPLPKPSPPSFSYPVRCVYDRPKGWTPTFQSSSTGVIQGHGELAFHMEILNYDFSGPAESNVFPLGSFVPVWAGVDQQAHQPLLLLLEECVASTTVEMYPDTLTYPLINNKGCLVDSKKSFSKFLPRYHSSSIMLNLQAFRFAVGQEVYIHCKLIAWDPDLLNEEKKACNYNKTTGEWELLDDPFQSSLCQCCESSCQGRGKRDTDSAPQGLVLKSVLGPLTFTEDSL from the exons ATGAAGTACCTATGgctaggtttttttgtttttgcaattgcCACAACATTTGTTGTGTCTGAAGATAGTAATGGcg ATATCCAAATCACATGTGAAGAGCGTTCTGTTCATATTAAGTGGAAAGTGGACAAACCCATGACTGAAAATCCTTCTCGTCTTTTCCTGGGTAGCTGCTTTCCTTCACACTTCTCAAATGAATCAGATGGAGCAGAAGCAGACTTTTACTATCCACTTAGTGCTTGTGACTTCAGACGAATG GCAACATGGAAATACTTGGTGTATGAGAACAAGTTAACCTACAGGCCATTGCCAAAGCCTTCCCCTCCTTCTTTCAGCTATCCAGTTAGATGTGTGTATGACAG GCCGAAGGGTTGGACTCCTACCTTCCAGAGCTCTTCTACTGGCGTTATCCAAGGTCATGGAGAACTGGCCTTTCACATGGAAATTCTCAATT ATGATTTCAGTGGCCCTGCAGAATCCAATGTCTTTCCACTGGGATCTTTTGTTCCAGTCTGGGCTGGTGTTGACCAGCAAGCCCATCAGCCTCTGCTTCTGCTTCTAGAGGAATGTGTAGCCTCCACAACAGTCGAAATGTACCCAGATACTCTTACATACCCACTCATCAACAATAAAGG GTGTCTTGTGGATAGTAAGAAAAGCTTTTCCAAGTTTTTACCAAGGTATCACTCCTCCTCAATCATGCTTAACCTTCAAGCTTTCAGATTCGCTGTGGGACAAGAG GTCTACATCCATTGCAAATTAATTGCATGGGACCCTGACCTCCTCAATGAAGAAAAGAAGGCCTGCAATTATAATAAAACCACAGGAGA GTGGGAGCTTTTAGACGACCCATTCCAGAGTTCTCTTTGTCAGTGCTGTGAATCATCATGTCAAGGCCGTGGAAAGAGAGACACAGATTCTG CACCTCAAGGACTGGTACTAAAGTCTGTGCTGGGACCTTTGACGTTTACAGAAGATTCACTGTGA
- the LOC109062911 gene encoding NEDD8, with amino-acid sequence MLIKVKTLTGKEIEIDIEPTDKVERIKERVEEKEGIPPQQQRLIYSGKQMNDEKTAADYKIQGGSVLHLVLALRGGQNLQQPCSHPVSFH; translated from the exons ATGTTGATTAAAGTTAAG ACACTCACAGGCAAAGAAATAGAAATTGACATCGAGCCTACAGACAAG GTGGAGAGAATCAAAGAGAGGGTGGAAGAAAAGGAGGGGATCCCACCACAACAGCAAAGACTCATTTACAGCGGAAAACAAAT GAATGATGAAAAGACTGCTGCTGACTACAAGATCCAGGGAGGATCTGTCCTGCATTTAGTTCTGGCTCTCCGAGGAGGCCAAAACCTGCAGCAGCCCTGCAGTCACCCAGTGTCTTTCCACTAA
- the LOC109062904 gene encoding LOW QUALITY PROTEIN: AP-1 complex subunit gamma-1-like (The sequence of the model RefSeq protein was modified relative to this genomic sequence to represent the inferred CDS: substituted 1 base at 1 genomic stop codon) produces MPLSISLITDTVMPSSVRLQEMIRVIRSARTQGEERGIIQRECADIRAQFRQGDNGERSHSLAKLLYVHMLGYPAHFGQMECVRLIASTRYSEKRIGYLGAMMLLDENQDASLLITNSIKNDLSHNSQYVQSLALCTLACMGSAEMCRDLAPEIERLLRASNSYIKKKATLCAVHIIRKVPELAELFTPSARSLLSEKNHGVLHGAVVLITELCEHNPGTLDQFRKAVPELVQIMKGLVTSSYSPEHNVAGISDPFLQVRILRLLRILGHNNDTASDAMNDLLAQVATNTDSSKTAGSAVLYETVLTIMDINSESGLRVLAVNILGRFLLNNDRNIRYISMTSLQKIVQTDHNAVQRHRGTIVDCLKDQDTSVKRRALELSLALVSAVNIRSMMKELLIFLSTCPPELRSHTTSGIFNAAERYSPSKRWHIDTILHVLTTAGGDVRDETVPNLIQLITTASELHCYTVHKLYRALVKDISQQSLVQVACWCIGEYGDLLLKGECEEIEPVQVTEDDVLDALETVLQSHMSSPATRGFALTATMKLSTRITDNVDRIRSIVSIYGSCIDLELQQRAVEYNALFKKYDHMRAAVLERMPVMDKNSPGHTNGDTSGEIKEPDPSKPKPVEAGLLSEPASQVCDLLDLLDGTDTPLQPSPAPTSNPTTTSSADLLDLLGGLEPTPVLTETVYEKNGLSLKIQCDKQTETEVTVTLIGSNSAQNDITNFTLQAAVPKSVQLQMKAPSGNVIPAHGLGQVTQTVVLNNPNKVSLKMRIRVSFSNQGAVHQDTVQIDSFPTQASQTSVSPLXQTYTSPASPSGHLRKQAAVCQPLYYGLNSVPAQI; encoded by the exons ATGCCTCTCTCAATCTCTCTGATTACAGATACAGTCATGCCTTCCTCAGTGCGTTTACAGGAAATGATCCGGGTCATCCGAAGTGCCCGGACACAAGGTGAGGAGAGGGGCATCATCCAAAGAGAGTGTGCGGATATCCGAGCACAGTTTCGCCAGGGTGACAATGGAGAGCGTTCACACAGCCTGGCAAAACTACTCTACGTACACATGCTGGGCTACCCGGCACACTTTGGCCAG ATGGAGTGTGTACGTCTGATTGCCAGCACCAGGTACAGCGAGAAGCGGATTGGTTACCTGGGAGCCATGATGCTCCTAGATGAGAACCAGGATGCTAGTTTACTGATTACCAACTCAATCAAGAA TGACCTTTCCCACAACAGTCAGTATGTTCAGTCTCTGGCTCTATGCACTCTGGCCTGCATGGGTTCAGCTGAGATGTGTCGAGATCTGGCACCAGAGATTGAACGGCTCCTCAGGGCCTCTAATTCTTATATCAAGAAAAAG GCCACGCTGTGTGCCGTCCACATAATAAGAAAGGTCCCAGAGCTTGCAGAGCTGTTTACTCCTTCAGCAAGGTCTCTGCTCTCTGAAAAGAACCATG GGGTTTTGCATGGGGCTGTAGTTCTTATCACTGAATTGTGTGAGCATAATCCTGGCACTCTTGATCAGTTCCGCAAG GCTGTTCCTGAACTGGTTCAGATTATGAAAGGTCTTGTGACATCCAGTTATTCTCCTGAGCACAATGTAGCTGGTATCAGCGACCCTTTTCTACAG GTTCGCATTCTTAGACTGCTAAGAATCCTGGGTCACAATAATGACACCGCTAGTGATGCCATGAATGACTTGTTGGCACAG GTGGCTACGAATACAGACAGCAGTAAGACTGCAGGCAGTGCTGTGCTGTATGAAACAGTCCTAACTATCATGGACATCAACTCAGAGAGCGGGCTTAGG GTGCTAGCTGTAAATATTCTGGGCAGATTTCTACTTAATAATGACAGGAATATTCG CTATATTTCAATGACATCTCTCCAGAAGATAGTGCAGACGGACCACAATGCAGTGCAGCGGCACAGAGGCACCATTGTGGACTGTCTAAAAGATCAAGACACCTCAGTGAAACG TCGTGCACTGGAACTGTCACTTGCCCTTGTGTCTGCTGTGAACATTCGCTCAATGATGAAAGAGCTGCTAATTTTTCTTTCAACCTGTCCCCCAGAGCTTCGTTCTCATACCACTTCAGGCATCTTCAATGCTGCTGAAAG GTATTCCCCTTCTAAGCGCTGGCACATTGATACCATCCTGCATGTACTCACCACG GCAGGGGGTGATGTAAGAGATGAAACTGTGCCCAACCTAATCCAACTCATCACTACTGCGTCTGAGCTTCACTGTTACACTGTTCACAAACTCTATAGAGCGCTTGTAAAAGATATTTCACAG CAATCCTTGGTCCAAGTTGCGTGCTGGTGTATAGGAGAATATGGAGACCTGCTGCTGAAGGGCGAGTGTGAGGAGATTGAGCCTGTGCAG GTTACTGAGGATGACGTCCTGGATGCCTTGGAAACAGTTTTACAGTCTCACATGTCATCGCCCGCAACCAGAGGCTTTGCTCTCACTGCTACCATGAAGCTGAGCACTCGCATCACAGACAATGTCGA CCGAATCAGAAGTATTGTCAGTATTTACGGCAGCTGCATAGACCTGGAACTTCAGCAGAGAGCGGTCGAATATAATGCACTCTTTAAGAAATATGACCACATGAG AGCTGCAGTATTGGAGAGAATGCCTGTGATGGATAAGAACTCACCTGGCCACACTAATGGAGACACATCAGGAGAGATTAAGGAGCCTGACCCATCCAAACCCAAACCAGTTGAGGCAGGTTTGCTCTCAGAACCAGCAAGCCAG GTGTGTGACCTTTTGGATCTCTTGGATGGGACCGACACACCTCTTCAGCCCAGTCCTGCCCCAACAAGCAATCCAACAACTACCTCAAGCGCAGATCTTCTTGACCTGCTGGGAGGACTGGAGCCGACACCAG TTCTCACTGAGACGGTCTATGAGAAGAATGGATTGAGCTTGAAGATCCAGtgtgacaaacaaacagaaaccgAGGTCACGGTCACCCTTATTGGCTCTAACTCCGCTCAGAATGACATCACCAACTTCACTCTTCAAGCAGCAGTGCCAAAG AGTGTTCAGCTGCAAATGAAGGCTCCGAGTGGTAATGTGATTCCAGCACATGGCCTTGGTCAAGTCACACAGACTGTTGTACTCAACAATCCTAACAAG GTCAGCCTTAAGATGCGGATCCGAGTGTCTTTCTCAAATCAGGGTGCAGTGCATCAGGACACAGTACAAATTGACTCCTTTCCTACCCAAGCCAGTCAGACATCAGTCAGCCCTTTGTGACAGACCTACACGAGTCCAGCATCTCCATCTGGACATTTAAGGAAGCAGGCAGCTGTCTGTCAACCTCTCTATTATGGACTAAACTCTGTCCCAGCACAGATTTGA